A genomic segment from Stappia indica encodes:
- a CDS encoding phosphoribosyl-ATP diphosphatase — protein sequence MTGFTLNDLDRIIAARARSEDESSYTRKLIGKGPAKIAQKVGEEAVETAIAAVAGDARELTGEAADLLYHLLVLLNARDVPLADVMAELERRTAQTGLEEKASRRPD from the coding sequence ATGACCGGCTTCACACTGAACGACCTTGACCGCATCATCGCGGCGCGTGCCCGGAGCGAGGACGAGAGCTCCTACACCCGCAAGCTGATCGGCAAGGGACCGGCGAAAATCGCCCAGAAGGTGGGCGAGGAAGCGGTGGAGACGGCGATCGCGGCCGTGGCGGGCGATGCGCGCGAGCTGACCGGCGAGGCCGCCGACCTGCTCTACCACCTGCTGGTGCTGCTCAATGCGCGCGACGTGCCGCTGGCGGACGTGATGGCGGAACTGGAGCGCCGCACGGCGCAGACGGGCCTGGAGGAGAAGGCGTCGCGGCGGCCCGACTGA
- the hisF gene encoding imidazole glycerol phosphate synthase subunit HisF gives MLKARVIPCLDVKDGRVVKGVNFVNLVDAGDPVEAAKAYDAAGADELCFLDITASHENRDTIFDVVRRTAEACFMPLTVGGGVRRVEDIRKLLVAGADKVSINTAAVKNPDFIREAAEKFGAQCIVVSIDAKQVNAPGEAERFEIFTHGGREATGIDAVEFARKAVELGAGELLVTSMDRDGTRTGFNLALTRAIADAVPVPVIASGGVGTLDHLVEGVRDGHATAVLAASIFHFGTHTIREAKDHMARAGIPMRLDAA, from the coding sequence ATGCTGAAAGCACGTGTCATTCCCTGTCTGGACGTCAAGGACGGCCGCGTCGTCAAGGGCGTGAACTTCGTCAATCTGGTCGATGCCGGCGATCCGGTGGAGGCTGCGAAGGCCTATGATGCGGCCGGCGCGGACGAGCTCTGCTTCCTCGACATCACCGCAAGCCACGAGAACCGCGACACGATCTTCGACGTGGTCCGGCGGACGGCCGAGGCCTGTTTCATGCCACTGACCGTCGGCGGCGGCGTGCGCCGGGTCGAAGACATCCGCAAGCTGCTGGTGGCCGGTGCCGACAAGGTGTCGATCAACACCGCAGCGGTAAAGAACCCCGATTTCATCCGCGAGGCTGCGGAAAAATTCGGCGCCCAGTGCATCGTCGTGTCCATCGACGCCAAGCAGGTCAACGCGCCGGGCGAGGCGGAACGCTTCGAGATCTTCACCCATGGCGGGCGCGAGGCGACCGGCATCGACGCCGTCGAGTTCGCCCGCAAGGCCGTGGAGCTGGGAGCCGGCGAGCTGCTGGTCACTTCGATGGACCGCGACGGCACCCGGACGGGCTTCAACCTGGCGCTGACGCGCGCCATCGCCGATGCGGTGCCGGTGCCGGTGATCGCCTCGGGCGGCGTCGGCACGCTCGATCATCTGGTCGAGGGCGTGCGCGACGGACATGCGACGGCGGTGCTCGCCGCCTCGATCTTCCACTTCGGAACCCACACGATCCGCGAGGCCAAGGACCACATGGCCCGGGCCGGCATTCCCATGCGGCTCGACGCAGCCTGA
- the hisA gene encoding 1-(5-phosphoribosyl)-5-[(5-phosphoribosylamino)methylideneamino]imidazole-4-carboxamide isomerase — MPILFPAIDLKGGQCVRLKLGDMAQATVFNDDPAAQALSFQSQGFSYLHVVDLDGAFAGESRNGDAVDAILKATTNPVQLGGGIRTLAHVEAWLAKGIARVILGTVAVRDPDLVKAACKAFPGRVAVGIDARGGKVAVEGWAETSELSAIELARRFEDAGVAAIIYTDIDRDGVLAGINWDGTLELAGATSIPVIASGGLASIEDVKRLAAPDCAVLEGAISGRALYDGRLDPAEALKVLAAG, encoded by the coding sequence ATGCCCATCCTGTTTCCCGCCATCGACCTGAAGGGCGGCCAGTGCGTCCGCCTGAAGCTCGGCGACATGGCGCAGGCCACCGTCTTCAACGACGATCCGGCCGCCCAAGCCCTCAGCTTCCAGTCGCAGGGTTTCAGCTACCTGCATGTGGTCGACCTCGATGGCGCCTTCGCCGGCGAGAGCCGCAACGGTGATGCGGTCGACGCGATCCTGAAGGCGACGACCAATCCGGTGCAGCTGGGCGGCGGCATCCGCACCCTTGCCCATGTGGAGGCCTGGCTCGCCAAAGGCATCGCCCGGGTGATCCTCGGCACGGTGGCGGTGCGCGACCCCGATCTCGTCAAGGCCGCCTGCAAGGCGTTTCCGGGCCGGGTTGCCGTCGGCATCGACGCGCGCGGCGGCAAGGTGGCGGTCGAGGGCTGGGCAGAGACCTCCGAACTGTCGGCCATCGAACTGGCCCGCCGCTTCGAGGACGCCGGCGTTGCCGCGATCATCTATACCGACATCGACCGCGACGGCGTGCTCGCCGGCATCAACTGGGACGGCACGCTGGAGCTGGCCGGTGCCACCTCGATCCCGGTGATCGCCTCGGGCGGCCTTGCCTCCATCGAGGACGTCAAGCGGCTCGCCGCGCCGGACTGCGCCGTGCTGGAAGGCGCGATCTCGGGCCGGGCGCTCTACGACGGCCGGCTCGACCCGGCCGAGGCCCTGAAGGTCCTTGCCGCTGGGTAA
- the hisH gene encoding imidazole glycerol phosphate synthase subunit HisH: MLIAIIDYGSGNLRSAEKAFERAAHAHGSGATIRVTADPDLVARADRIVLPGVGAFADCRRGIRAIDGMEAALIEAVEAKGRPFLGICVGMQLMASRGLEFETTEGFGWVPGDVTAITPDDPQLKIPHMGWNTIRKLADHPLLAGIETGEKGLHAYFVHSFHLKASDPAHVIATADYGGPITAIVGRDTMVGTQFHPEKSQRLGLALIANFIEWAP, encoded by the coding sequence ATGCTGATCGCCATCATCGACTACGGCTCCGGCAACCTGCGCTCGGCCGAGAAGGCCTTCGAGCGGGCAGCGCATGCCCATGGCAGCGGTGCGACCATCCGGGTAACCGCCGATCCGGACCTGGTCGCGCGCGCCGACCGGATCGTGCTGCCGGGCGTCGGCGCCTTTGCCGATTGCCGGCGCGGCATCCGCGCGATCGACGGCATGGAAGCCGCCCTCATCGAGGCCGTGGAGGCAAAGGGCCGCCCGTTCCTCGGCATTTGCGTCGGCATGCAGCTGATGGCGAGCCGCGGCCTGGAGTTCGAAACCACGGAGGGCTTCGGCTGGGTCCCCGGCGACGTCACCGCGATCACGCCGGACGATCCGCAGCTGAAGATCCCGCATATGGGCTGGAACACGATCCGCAAGCTTGCCGACCATCCGCTGCTCGCAGGGATCGAGACGGGCGAAAAAGGCCTGCACGCCTATTTCGTCCACTCCTTCCACCTGAAGGCTTCGGACCCGGCGCATGTCATCGCCACGGCCGATTACGGCGGGCCGATCACCGCGATCGTCGGACGCGACACGATGGTGGGCACCCAGTTCCACCCGGAAAAGAGCCAGCGGCTCGGCCTTGCGCTGATCGCCAATTTCATCGAGTGGGCGCCGTAA
- a CDS encoding DUF2628 domain-containing protein, with protein MAIYMVLIPPGSSPETMGEAEAQRTVFIRDGFSWLALLFTLPWLLVKRLWLVLLVYLVAGLALELASRFIGGPMPGIATAALSILFAFEAHGLWRWTLERRGWRFVAVIEAQGNEEAERRFFARLAAHQRHAQDLQAGGSTPRPDAPPPHRPGYPVPRIGAERVVGLSLAPHRS; from the coding sequence ATGGCGATCTACATGGTGCTGATCCCGCCCGGTTCCTCGCCCGAGACGATGGGCGAGGCGGAGGCGCAGCGCACGGTCTTCATCCGCGACGGCTTCAGCTGGCTGGCGCTGCTCTTCACCCTTCCCTGGCTGCTGGTGAAGCGGCTGTGGCTGGTGCTGCTCGTCTATCTGGTGGCCGGCCTTGCCCTGGAACTCGCTTCGCGCTTCATCGGCGGGCCGATGCCCGGCATCGCCACCGCGGCGCTGTCGATCCTCTTCGCCTTCGAGGCGCACGGGCTGTGGCGCTGGACGCTGGAGCGGCGCGGCTGGCGCTTCGTCGCCGTCATCGAGGCGCAGGGGAACGAGGAGGCGGAGCGCCGCTTCTTCGCGCGGCTCGCCGCCCATCAGCGACACGCGCAGGACCTGCAGGCCGGCGGCAGCACGCCGCGGCCGGACGCTCCCCCGCCGCATCGGCCCGGCTATCCCGTGCCGCGGATCGGCGCCGAGCGGGTGGTCGGCCTCAGCCTTGCCCCGCATCGAAGCTGA